A stretch of Cicer arietinum cultivar CDC Frontier isolate Library 1 chromosome 5, Cicar.CDCFrontier_v2.0, whole genome shotgun sequence DNA encodes these proteins:
- the LOC140920357 gene encoding uncharacterized protein, whose product MDKSWISYNPNNSLNKEKYIRGVTNFLDFAFAKSNDGKILCPCTNCVNCKWRSRVDIYEHLVHFGFQKGYVTWVFHGEQVSSSSSQSVSQVEGEFDHDIDTLIHDAFGIHPTNESDGANLNVEDKNPKAFIDEANTQQFEDDSNLDKLYQLLNEAEQNLYPGCLSYEKIHACPNDCILYWRDSANAQICSKCGMSRWKLNSNDNEGRKKVPAKVLRWFPLKPRLQRLFLSSKIASSMTWHKDGRTKDGLMRHPADSFAWKYFDSQHPDFSCDPRNVRLGLASDGFNPFKTMSISHSTWPIVLIPYNLPPWMCMKQPNFILSLLIPGPKGPGNKLDIYMQPLVEELKELWEIGVKTFDACKKESFQMRAAIMWTINDFPAYANLSGWSTKGRYACPCCGLKTASHWLRYSRKFCYMCDRRWLEPTSKWRYNRGEFDGTQEFRAPPELPNGASVLRQLEDHGIGNGSPWKKKSILFTLPYWQHNVLRHNLDVMHIEKNVCDNIIGTLLHLDGKSKDNDKARYDLVDMNIRSQLHPTMHPSKGKKYFA is encoded by the exons ATGGATAAGAGTTGGATATCCTACAACCCTAACAACTCTCTTAATAAAGAGAAGTACATTAGAGGAGTTACTAATTTTCTTGATTTTGCATTTGCAAAATCAAATGATGGAAAAATTTTATGTCCTTGCACCAATTGTGTCAATTGCAAGTGGCGCTCTCGAGTGGATATTTACGAgcatctagtccattttgggtttCAAAAAGGTTATGTTACTTGGGTCTTTCATGGTGAACAAGTTAGCTCGTCTAGTTCTCAAAGTGTATCTCAAGTAGAAGGAGAGTTTGACCATGACATAGATACATTGATTCATGATGCCTTTGGAATACATCCAACTAATGAGAGTGATGGTGCAAATTTAAATGTGGAGGACAAGAATCCCAAAGCATTCATAGATGAAGCCAATACTCAACAATTTGAAGATGATAGTAATTTGGATAAGTTATATCAGTTGTTAAATGAGGCAGAGCAAAATCTTTATCCTGGTT GTCTCTCATATGAAAAAATTCATGCTTGTCCCAATGATTGCATATTATATTGGAGAGATTCTGCTAATGCTCAAATTTGCTCAAAATGTGGCATGTCACGATGGAAACTAAACTCTAATGACAATGAAGGTAGAAAAAAAGTCCCTGCAAAGGTTCTTCGTTGGTTTCCTCTTAAACCTAGACTACAAAGACTCTTTCTATCATCAAAAATAGCTTCTTCTATGACATGGCACAAAGATGGTAGAACAAAAGATGGGCTCATGAGACATCCAGCTGATTCTTTCGCTTGGAAATATTTTGATAGTCAACATCCTGATTTTTCGTGCGACCCTCGTAATGTTCGACTAGGTTTAGCTTCTGATGGTTTTAACCCTTTCAAAACTATGTCAATTTCTCATAGCACTTGGCCTATTGTTTTGATTCCTTATAATCTTCCTCCATGGATGTGTATGAAGCAACCTAATTTTATACTTTCATTGCTTATTCCCGGTCCAAAAGGTCCAGGAAATAAACTTGATATCTATATGCAACCTCTTGTGGAAGAACTAAAAGAATTATGGGAAATTGGGGTGAAAACATTTGATGCATGCAAAAAAGAGTCATTTCAAATGCGTGCTGCTATCATGTGGACTATCAATGATTTCCCAGCATATGCAAATTTGTCAGGCTGGAGCACTAAAGGTCGATATGCTTGTCCATGTTGTGGATTAAAAACTGCGTCTCATTGGTTGCGTTATAGTCGGAAGTTTTGCTACATGTGTGATCGTCGTTGGTTAGAGCCTACTAGTAAGTGGAGATACAATAGAGGAGAATTTGATGGAACCCAAGAGTTTAGAGCACCGCCGGAGCTACCTAATGGTGCAAGTGTCTTGagacaattggaagatcatggAATAGGTAATGGGTCACCATGGAAAAAGAAAAGCATTTTGTTCACATTACCTTATTGGCAACATAATGTTCTTCGTCATAATCTTGATGTAATGcacattgaaaaaaatgtttgtgATAACATTATTGGGACATTGTTGCATTTAGACGGAAAATCAAAGGATAACGATAAGGCACGTTATGACCTTGTAGACATGAACATTAGAAGTCAACTACATCCAACGATGCATCCAAGTAaaggtaaaaaatattttgcctAG
- the LOC105852849 gene encoding uncharacterized protein has protein sequence MGKRRRKLNTTQNCGQSQEEGHSIDGYNELNQNNHSMSEEGSHVEAEGEKRTRGYTHMLDVWDMPDGEFILVDVDSFGHPIGWEGKTLLNAIGSLVRRSQCAPINYISWSKMPESYITDMIELIQTKFRFVPEFTEQTEKILKDNMKVKWRQFKYHLKSKGYDSSKTEAEMAAYIPDTRMLARLYDSLKDPQINEVLQAVAEQVSGDNIG, from the exons ATGGGGAAGCGCAGAAGGAAGTTGAATACTACTCAAAATTGTGGACAATCACAAGAGGAAGGGCACTCAATTGATGGCTATAATGAACTCAACCAAAATAACCATTCTATGTCTGAAGAAGGAAGTCATGTTGAAGCTGAAG GTGAAAAGAGAACAAGAGGTTATACACATATGCTAGATGTGTGGGACATGCCAGATGGAGAGTTTATATTGGTGGATGTAGATTCTTTTGGTCATCCTATTGGTTGGGAAGGAAAAACTCTATTAAATGCAATAGGAAGTTTGGTAAGGAGATCTCAATGTGCTCCAATCAATTACATTAGCTGGAGTAAGATGCCTGAGTCCTATATTACTGATATGATTGAACTAATTCAG ACAAAGTTTAGATTTGTTCCTGAATTCACTGAGCAAACTGAGAAGATACTAAAGGATAACATGAAGGTTAAGTGGAGGCAATTCAAGTATCATTTGAAATCAAAGGGATATGACAGTAGTAAGACAGAAGCAGAAATGGCTGCCTACATCCCAGACACAAGGATGTTAGCTCGTCTA TACGATTCTCTGAAAGATCCACAAATTAATGAGGTTTTACAAGCTGTAGCTGAACAG GTGAGTGGAGACAAC